Proteins encoded within one genomic window of Paenarthrobacter sp. JL.01a:
- a CDS encoding glutamate-5-semialdehyde dehydrogenase codes for MTEALTPDAPVISDVTGTTGHAPESPAAGRLPLSPEELEAAVHAIADRSRKAARRLGQANRAWKDRALRAIGAALLENRKQVLEANAKDVAAGRSNGTSAALLDRLTLTPERIDGLVAALENLAGLPDPVGNVVRGQTLPNGLRLRQVNVPMGVVAAIYEARPNVTVDIAGLALKSGNAVILRGGSAAANTNEALVRILRDALDSVGLPADAVQTVDQYGREGANVLMRARGRVDVLIPRGGRDLIQTVVNNSSVPVIETGEGNVHIFIDESAGEEMAVEILLNAKTQRPSVCNTVETLLVHSGSTTLPAVAAALRKAGVTLHVDDRIAAALGNIVDTVPADDDDWATEYMDLDLAVAMVDSLDDAVKHIRKWTTGHTEAILTNNLANAERFIAEIDSAAVIVNASTRFTDGGELGLGAEVGISTQKLHARGPMGLSELTTTKWIVQGEGQVRG; via the coding sequence ATGACTGAAGCGCTGACCCCTGACGCCCCCGTGATTTCCGACGTTACCGGTACCACCGGCCACGCACCGGAGAGCCCTGCGGCAGGACGCCTTCCGTTGTCACCGGAAGAGCTTGAGGCTGCCGTCCACGCCATTGCCGACCGTTCACGCAAGGCTGCCCGCCGCCTTGGACAGGCAAACCGTGCGTGGAAGGACCGTGCGCTTCGTGCCATCGGTGCCGCCTTGCTGGAGAACCGTAAGCAAGTACTCGAGGCCAACGCCAAGGATGTCGCCGCGGGCCGCTCCAACGGCACCTCCGCAGCGCTTCTTGACCGCCTCACGCTGACTCCGGAGCGTATTGACGGCCTGGTTGCTGCGTTGGAGAACCTGGCCGGCTTGCCCGATCCCGTGGGCAATGTGGTCAGGGGGCAGACGCTGCCCAACGGCCTTCGCCTTCGCCAGGTCAACGTCCCCATGGGCGTTGTCGCTGCCATCTATGAAGCCCGTCCCAACGTCACGGTCGACATTGCCGGCCTGGCCCTGAAGAGCGGCAATGCGGTGATCCTCCGGGGTGGTTCTGCTGCCGCGAACACGAACGAGGCCTTGGTCCGGATCCTCCGCGACGCGCTGGATTCGGTGGGGCTTCCCGCTGATGCCGTCCAGACAGTCGACCAGTACGGCCGCGAGGGTGCCAACGTCCTGATGCGGGCCCGTGGCCGTGTTGATGTCCTCATTCCCCGGGGCGGACGGGACCTCATCCAGACCGTGGTGAACAACTCTTCGGTTCCCGTCATTGAAACCGGAGAAGGCAACGTCCACATCTTCATCGACGAATCTGCCGGTGAAGAGATGGCCGTGGAGATTCTCCTCAACGCAAAGACCCAGCGTCCCAGTGTTTGCAACACCGTGGAGACGCTGCTGGTGCACTCGGGTTCCACCACGCTGCCGGCGGTTGCGGCCGCCCTGCGGAAAGCCGGAGTGACGCTCCACGTCGACGACCGGATTGCTGCGGCGCTTGGCAACATTGTCGACACCGTTCCCGCTGACGACGACGACTGGGCCACTGAATACATGGACCTTGACCTCGCAGTGGCCATGGTGGACAGCCTGGATGACGCCGTAAAGCACATCCGCAAGTGGACCACCGGACACACTGAAGCAATCTTGACGAACAACCTGGCCAACGCCGAACGGTTCATCGCCGAGATCGACTCCGCTGCCGTGATTGTGAATGCATCGACCCGGTTTACCGACGGCGGCGAACTCGGCCTGGGTGCCGAGGTCGGCATCTCCACGCAAAAGCTTCACGCCCGCGGCCCCATGGGCCTGAGCGAATTGACCACCACAAAGTGGATCGTGCAGGGCGAAGGCCAAGTCCGCGGCTAG
- the obgE gene encoding GTPase ObgE has protein sequence MASFVDRVVLHVSGGTGGHGCVSVKREKFKPLGGPDGGNGGNGGDVILRVSAQTTTLLDYHHAPHRHATNGGPGMGDWRGGKNGETLILPVPDGTVVKTKDGEVLADLVGEGTEYVAAAGGQGGLGNAALSSQKRRAPGFALLGIEGESSDIVLELKSIADIALVGFPSAGKSSLIAAMSAARPKIADYPFTTLIPNLGVVEAGDVRFTIADVPGLIEGASEGKGLGHNFLRHVERCAALVHVLDCGTLESDRDPLSDLAIIEAELEKYAVDMSYAGADGEVVPLNERPKLVVLNKVDLPDGKDMAEFVRPDLEARGYRVFEVSATSHAGLRQLGFAMAEIVKAARDAVRTAPPKVAAPVLRPRAVNESGFKIRREEKNLEPLFRVLGEKPVRWVKQTDFTNEEAIGYLADRLAKLGVETELFKVGAKPGDTVVIGEDDGVVFDWEPTMMAGAELLATPRGTDIRIADIGDRPTRSQKREEQIERREAKAAARAELEAERKAGIWTESVSGRRARTVRESTLDSGDDD, from the coding sequence GTGGCGAGCTTTGTAGACCGGGTAGTACTGCATGTATCCGGCGGAACCGGCGGCCACGGCTGTGTCTCCGTGAAGCGCGAGAAGTTCAAGCCGCTCGGTGGTCCCGACGGAGGCAACGGCGGCAATGGCGGCGACGTCATCCTCCGCGTCTCCGCGCAGACAACCACGTTGCTGGACTACCACCACGCACCCCACCGCCACGCCACCAACGGTGGCCCAGGCATGGGCGACTGGCGCGGTGGCAAGAACGGCGAAACCCTCATTCTTCCCGTGCCTGACGGCACTGTGGTCAAGACCAAGGACGGCGAGGTCCTGGCCGACCTCGTCGGTGAAGGCACCGAGTATGTTGCAGCCGCTGGTGGCCAGGGCGGCCTCGGCAACGCGGCCCTGTCATCGCAGAAGCGCCGGGCCCCTGGTTTCGCGCTGCTCGGCATCGAAGGCGAATCCAGCGACATCGTCCTGGAACTGAAGTCCATTGCCGACATCGCACTCGTCGGTTTCCCGTCCGCCGGCAAGTCGAGCCTGATTGCCGCCATGTCCGCCGCGCGCCCGAAGATTGCGGACTACCCCTTCACCACCCTGATTCCCAACCTCGGCGTGGTGGAAGCGGGCGATGTCCGCTTTACCATCGCCGATGTCCCGGGCCTCATCGAAGGTGCCAGCGAAGGCAAGGGCCTTGGCCACAACTTCCTGCGCCACGTCGAGCGTTGCGCGGCTCTTGTCCACGTCCTTGATTGCGGCACGCTGGAATCGGACCGCGATCCTTTGTCCGACCTCGCCATCATCGAAGCCGAACTTGAGAAGTACGCGGTGGACATGAGTTATGCCGGCGCCGACGGCGAAGTTGTTCCGTTGAACGAGCGCCCCAAGCTGGTCGTTCTCAACAAGGTGGACCTTCCTGACGGCAAGGACATGGCAGAGTTTGTCCGCCCCGACCTCGAAGCACGCGGTTACCGCGTCTTCGAAGTGTCGGCGACCAGCCACGCGGGCCTGCGCCAGCTCGGATTCGCCATGGCTGAGATCGTCAAGGCCGCGCGCGACGCCGTCCGGACCGCTCCGCCGAAGGTGGCTGCGCCGGTCCTGCGGCCGCGTGCCGTCAACGAATCCGGCTTCAAGATCCGCCGTGAGGAAAAGAACCTCGAACCGCTGTTCCGCGTTCTGGGCGAAAAGCCCGTGCGCTGGGTCAAGCAGACCGACTTCACCAACGAGGAAGCCATCGGCTACCTCGCCGACAGGCTCGCGAAGCTTGGCGTTGAGACTGAGCTGTTCAAGGTCGGCGCCAAGCCTGGCGACACCGTGGTCATCGGTGAGGATGATGGCGTCGTCTTCGACTGGGAGCCCACCATGATGGCCGGTGCCGAACTGCTGGCAACGCCGCGAGGCACCGACATCCGTATCGCCGACATCGGCGACCGGCCCACCCGCTCGCAAAAGCGCGAAGAGCAGATCGAGCGCCGCGAAGCCAAGGCTGCCGCACGTGCTGAGCTCGAAGCCGAGCGCAAGGCGGGCATTTGGACTGAATCCGTCAGCGGTCGCCGTGCGCGGACAGTGAGGGAGAGCACCCTGGATTCCGGTGATGACGACTAG
- a CDS encoding vitamin K epoxide reductase family protein: MPSTARENLAKKASTAEEQPSTHQETLPRTVRDKPFAWLLLVTGVIGWLASGALVLEKLQVLQDPNHITACDVNPWVSCGTVMKTWQSSLFGFPNMFIGIVAFAVIITTAVGLLSGARFSRGYWLGLQAGVTLGFAFVVWLWSQALYVINVLCPFCMVVWAVMIPMFVWVTIRNITHGVIKAPPALAKLLGDSGWIIVALLYVAVIATIFFAFLHVFAGTSGY, translated from the coding sequence ATGCCGAGCACCGCCAGGGAGAACCTGGCCAAGAAAGCCTCCACCGCCGAGGAGCAACCGTCCACCCACCAGGAAACGTTGCCGAGGACCGTACGCGACAAGCCTTTCGCCTGGCTCCTGCTGGTGACCGGGGTCATCGGATGGCTGGCGTCCGGCGCCTTGGTCCTGGAGAAACTCCAGGTGCTCCAGGACCCCAACCACATCACTGCGTGCGATGTGAACCCGTGGGTTTCCTGCGGAACCGTGATGAAGACGTGGCAGAGTTCGCTCTTCGGGTTCCCCAATATGTTTATCGGCATTGTTGCCTTCGCGGTCATCATCACCACCGCCGTGGGCTTGCTCTCCGGGGCCCGCTTTTCACGCGGCTACTGGCTGGGGCTCCAGGCGGGCGTGACACTGGGCTTCGCCTTCGTTGTCTGGCTGTGGTCGCAAGCCCTGTACGTCATCAACGTGCTCTGCCCGTTCTGCATGGTGGTATGGGCTGTCATGATTCCCATGTTCGTCTGGGTGACCATCCGCAACATCACCCACGGAGTCATTAAGGCACCGCCCGCACTGGCCAAGTTGCTCGGTGACTCCGGGTGGATCATCGTGGCGCTGCTGTACGTCGCAGTCATCGCCACCATCTTCTTTGCTTTCCTCCACGTCTTCGCGGGAACCTCGGGCTACTAA
- the rpmA gene encoding 50S ribosomal protein L27 → MAHKKGASSTRNGRDSNAQYLGVKRFGGQVVSAGEIIVRQRGTHFHPGAGVGRGGDDTLFALQAGAVEFGTRRGRRVVNIVAAAAAE, encoded by the coding sequence ATGGCACACAAAAAAGGCGCGAGTTCCACTCGCAACGGTCGTGACTCCAACGCACAGTACCTGGGCGTCAAGCGCTTCGGTGGTCAGGTAGTTTCCGCCGGCGAGATCATCGTCCGCCAGCGTGGAACCCACTTCCACCCCGGTGCAGGCGTTGGCCGCGGTGGCGACGACACCCTGTTCGCCCTGCAGGCCGGTGCGGTTGAGTTTGGTACTCGCCGCGGCCGTCGCGTAGTGAACATCGTTGCTGCTGCAGCTGCAGAGTAA
- the rplU gene encoding 50S ribosomal protein L21, which translates to MVYAIVRAGGRQEKVSVGDYVTLNRVPGGAGSTLELPALLLVDGDKVTSAAAELANVKVTAEILEDLRGPKIVIQKFKNKTGYKKRQGHRQELTKIKITSIA; encoded by the coding sequence GTGGTGTACGCGATTGTCCGCGCAGGCGGCCGCCAAGAAAAAGTTTCCGTTGGAGACTACGTAACGCTGAACCGCGTCCCCGGTGGAGCCGGCAGCACGCTTGAGCTGCCCGCCTTGCTCCTGGTTGACGGCGACAAGGTCACCTCCGCTGCTGCGGAACTGGCCAACGTCAAGGTCACGGCTGAAATCCTCGAAGACCTCCGTGGTCCGAAGATCGTCATCCAGAAGTTCAAGAACAAGACCGGCTACAAGAAGCGTCAGGGTCACCGTCAGGAACTGACCAAGATCAAGATCACCAGCATCGCGTAA
- the thiD gene encoding bifunctional hydroxymethylpyrimidine kinase/phosphomethylpyrimidine kinase: MAELSYSSVYPLVTDRRQTPRVLSIAGSDPSGGAGIQADLKSIAAHGGYGMAAITALTAQNTQGVSAVHVPPVEFLRQQLTAISSDIAIDAVKIGMLGDAEVIDEVRRWLGEVRPAVVVLDPVMVATSGDRLLTESAGDALRSLLPLADLITPNLPELAILLGEPEAPDWASALEQGKRLAAECGNTVLVKGGHLAGSECPDALINTGGLLEQDIVEVAGPRIDTKNSHGTGCSLSSALATVQVRTGDWEASLREVKPWLLQALRGSAGLEVGEGNGPVDHFHHQRKLHTGGFAATLWKEAVPELERIHELNFIQELQSGQLPETAFSYYLAQDAIYLNGYSRVLARAGALAPTEEEQLFWAKGSQQCLEVESELHRNWLSTREASDVTGPVTKAYVDHLLAASTSGSYAVVLAAILPCYWLYAEVGQKLHAAFVEAGASAAHPYAEWLRAYADEAFAAATREAITFTDAAAVAASDRERLDMLEAFRQSCRYETAFFDAPRLYALGHAAIG; encoded by the coding sequence ATGGCTGAGTTGTCGTATTCCTCTGTGTACCCGTTGGTGACTGACCGCAGGCAGACCCCGCGGGTACTGAGCATCGCAGGTTCCGATCCCTCCGGAGGAGCCGGAATCCAGGCAGACCTGAAGAGCATCGCCGCGCACGGCGGCTACGGAATGGCTGCCATCACTGCCCTGACTGCACAGAACACCCAGGGTGTCAGTGCGGTGCACGTACCTCCGGTGGAGTTCCTGCGGCAACAGTTGACCGCGATCAGCAGCGACATCGCCATCGATGCCGTCAAGATCGGGATGCTGGGGGACGCAGAGGTGATCGATGAAGTCCGCAGGTGGCTCGGGGAAGTGCGTCCCGCCGTCGTCGTCCTTGACCCGGTGATGGTAGCCACCAGCGGTGACCGCCTCCTGACGGAGTCGGCAGGGGACGCTCTTCGTTCCCTTCTTCCGTTGGCGGACCTCATCACGCCCAACCTGCCGGAGCTTGCCATCCTGTTGGGCGAGCCTGAGGCGCCCGATTGGGCGTCGGCCCTGGAACAAGGCAAGCGACTGGCCGCAGAGTGCGGCAACACCGTGCTGGTCAAGGGCGGGCACTTGGCGGGATCGGAGTGTCCGGACGCGTTGATCAACACCGGTGGCTTGTTGGAACAGGACATCGTGGAGGTAGCCGGTCCCCGGATTGACACAAAGAACAGCCATGGCACTGGGTGCTCGTTGTCTTCGGCGCTGGCTACGGTCCAGGTACGTACGGGTGACTGGGAAGCTTCGCTGCGAGAGGTGAAACCGTGGCTGCTCCAAGCGCTGAGGGGGTCAGCTGGGTTGGAGGTGGGCGAAGGCAACGGGCCCGTGGACCACTTCCACCACCAGCGCAAGCTCCACACCGGCGGGTTCGCTGCCACGTTGTGGAAAGAGGCCGTCCCTGAACTTGAAAGAATCCATGAGCTGAACTTCATCCAGGAACTGCAGTCCGGGCAGTTGCCTGAGACGGCGTTCAGCTACTACCTGGCACAGGACGCCATCTATTTGAATGGCTATTCCCGCGTGCTGGCCCGGGCAGGTGCCTTGGCGCCGACTGAAGAGGAACAGCTTTTCTGGGCCAAGGGCTCCCAGCAGTGCCTGGAAGTTGAATCCGAACTGCACAGGAACTGGCTGAGCACCCGTGAGGCGTCGGACGTGACCGGGCCGGTGACCAAAGCCTATGTGGACCACCTGCTGGCCGCTTCGACGTCGGGCAGCTACGCAGTGGTCCTGGCCGCGATCCTCCCTTGCTACTGGTTGTACGCGGAGGTGGGGCAAAAGCTCCACGCCGCTTTTGTGGAGGCTGGCGCGTCAGCCGCCCATCCTTACGCGGAGTGGCTGAGGGCGTATGCCGACGAGGCCTTTGCCGCCGCTACCCGCGAGGCCATCACCTTTACCGACGCAGCGGCCGTCGCAGCCTCTGATCGTGAGCGGCTGGACATGCTCGAGGCCTTCCGGCAGTCCTGCCGCTACGAGACCGCGTTCTTCGATGCTCCCCGGCTTTACGCCCTGGGCCATGCGGCAATCGGGTAG
- the ndk gene encoding nucleoside-diphosphate kinase — MSIERTLVLVKPDGVARNLGGSILARIEAKGYTLAELKKVNATRELLEQHYEEHVGKPFYEPLVEFMLSGPVIAAVFEGHRVIEGFRSLAGTTDPTTAAPGTIRGDFGRDWGLAVQQNLVHGSDSVDSAEREIKIWFN; from the coding sequence GTGAGCATTGAACGGACCCTTGTCCTGGTCAAGCCCGACGGCGTCGCCCGCAACCTGGGCGGCAGCATCCTGGCCCGCATCGAAGCCAAGGGCTACACCCTGGCCGAATTGAAGAAGGTCAACGCCACCCGCGAGCTGCTGGAGCAGCACTACGAGGAACACGTGGGCAAGCCCTTCTACGAGCCGCTGGTTGAATTCATGCTGAGCGGCCCGGTCATCGCTGCGGTTTTCGAAGGCCACCGCGTCATTGAAGGCTTCCGCTCCCTCGCCGGGACGACAGACCCGACGACGGCGGCCCCCGGAACCATCCGCGGTGACTTCGGCCGCGACTGGGGCCTGGCAGTCCAGCAGAACCTGGTCCACGGCTCCGACTCCGTTGATTCGGCAGAGCGCGAGATCAAGATCTGGTTCAACTGA
- the proB gene encoding glutamate 5-kinase, with protein sequence MTTRTVEAPGEAAGLERQGIADAKRIVVKVGSSSLTSIKGGISEKSLTQLVNALAGKRNAGTEIILVSSGAIAAGLAPLGLAKRPKDLATQQAAASVGQGLLMARYTQAFNAHGVTVSQVLLTADDLMRRTQHTNAFRALDRLLNLGVVPVVNENDTVATHEIRFGDNDRLAALVAHLVRADALVLLSDVDAVYDGPPSQGARRIPLVRGPQDLEDVTIGKAGKAGVGTGGMMTKVEAASIAAGSGIHALVTSTANAAAALAGEDVGTWFAVNGNRKPVRLLWLAHLATVHGRLTLDDGAVKAVRDRHRSLLPAGIAGVSGDFEAGDPVEMVSLDGSIVARGLVNYSSQELPRMLGRTTQELGQSLGQGYDREVVHVDDLVLLQRPRSSKLGA encoded by the coding sequence ATGACGACTAGGACCGTCGAAGCTCCCGGGGAAGCGGCAGGATTGGAACGCCAAGGGATAGCTGACGCCAAACGGATTGTGGTCAAGGTGGGATCCTCCTCCTTGACCAGCATCAAGGGCGGCATCTCGGAGAAATCCCTGACCCAACTGGTCAATGCCCTCGCCGGTAAGCGAAACGCAGGCACTGAGATCATCCTGGTGTCTTCGGGCGCCATCGCCGCCGGATTGGCACCCTTGGGCCTGGCAAAACGGCCCAAGGACCTCGCCACGCAGCAAGCAGCAGCGAGCGTCGGTCAGGGACTCCTCATGGCGCGCTACACGCAGGCCTTCAACGCCCACGGGGTCACTGTGAGCCAGGTTCTGCTGACAGCCGATGACCTGATGCGCCGAACCCAGCACACCAACGCCTTCCGTGCCTTGGACCGATTGCTGAACCTCGGTGTGGTGCCGGTGGTCAATGAAAATGACACCGTGGCCACCCACGAAATCCGTTTTGGCGACAACGACCGCCTCGCGGCACTCGTGGCGCACCTCGTCCGCGCCGACGCGCTCGTGTTGCTCTCCGACGTCGACGCCGTCTATGACGGTCCTCCCTCCCAGGGTGCCCGTCGCATCCCGCTGGTCCGCGGCCCCCAGGATCTGGAGGACGTGACCATCGGCAAGGCCGGCAAGGCCGGTGTCGGAACCGGTGGCATGATGACTAAAGTCGAGGCCGCCTCCATCGCCGCGGGCTCCGGCATCCACGCATTGGTAACTTCCACGGCCAACGCCGCAGCCGCCCTTGCGGGCGAGGACGTCGGAACCTGGTTCGCGGTGAACGGCAACCGTAAACCTGTCCGCCTTCTGTGGCTGGCCCATCTGGCTACGGTTCACGGCAGGTTGACCCTCGACGACGGCGCCGTGAAGGCCGTGCGCGACCGGCACCGCTCGCTGCTTCCGGCAGGAATCGCGGGGGTCAGCGGTGACTTCGAAGCCGGGGATCCCGTGGAGATGGTGTCACTGGACGGGAGCATCGTGGCCCGTGGCCTGGTGAACTACTCATCCCAGGAGCTTCCCCGCATGCTGGGCCGGACCACGCAGGAGCTTGGCCAGTCCCTGGGGCAGGGCTATGACCGTGAAGTTGTTCATGTTGACGATCTGGTGCTTCTGCAGAGGCCCCGCTCATCTAAACTGGGTGCATGA
- a CDS encoding Rne/Rng family ribonuclease yields MDNDQVVAVNDEAAPAETAEAPKKTTRTRRKAAPKAVEEAGTPVAEAPAAEEAAEATEKPVRRTRARKKVEPAEPLPGLGDDSAVEQEATAESQPDAIVEAAPEKPVRRRRAAKPKVEAEEAPVAAEVVEEPAAETTTPDAGSQPESPVAEEEAVEDATPAEEAAPAATSLFMEPVSITSMIFQAPDLTTVPRAATAEEKDDEAEDDAETGAEGELDEGGNRRRRRSRGRRGRRGTERENDSEDSSDSGDEEAPAAEALEEGVTSRRRRRRRRGDQDLELTGGSDDDPPNTVTRVRAPRPITETAPSNRVASVKGSTRLEAKKQRRRESRETGRRRQVITEAEFLARRESVDRQMIVRQRDDRIQIGVLEDGVLAEHFVSKTQQDSLIGNVYLGKVQNVLPSMEAAFVDIGRGRNAVLYAGEVNWDAVNLEGQPRRIENALKSGDSVLVQVTKDPVGHKGARLTSQISLPGRYLVYVPGGSMTGISRKLPDVERNRLKRILKDRLPENAGVIVRTAAEGASEEELTHDINRLRAQWEGIEGQASSTKVLAPELLYGEPDLTIKVVRDVFNEDFSKLIVSGDDAWDTIEAYVTYVAPDLVGRLEKWTKDQDIFSAWRIDEQIHKALERKVFLPSGGSLVIDRTEAMTVVDVNTGKFTGSGGNLEETVTKNNLEAAEEVVRQLRLRDIGGIIVIDFIDMVLESNRDLVLRRLVECLGRDRTKHQVAEVTSLGLVQMTRKRMGTGLLEVFGEQCEHCAGRGVVTHDEPVEHRRANVVAAEQHRPNTEAQQPAARTERKRRRGKGGAQGAVEAPAQAHTVPAAPAAPVAHPEPQDPARQAKAEATRAALATIAAAAHAAHLHDDEIHKAEELARAAGQHDAGAGPVGAVAVDAPADQAAEAHEAAVREARSTPVLRFGGEEVALPFVEHHDEPQSSEPAMSLDRLAEAFSHLGAAPAAEEEGTQESAAAPAAAARVPASEEAPSASRGRRGRRNRSASRAQGAANETSVEHHEEAASAAQGSAHESKAPAEPVRKPASEGPIILGVGVPASEL; encoded by the coding sequence ATGGATAATGACCAGGTTGTAGCCGTTAATGATGAGGCAGCCCCCGCGGAAACCGCGGAAGCGCCCAAGAAAACCACCAGGACCCGGCGCAAGGCTGCGCCGAAGGCAGTCGAAGAAGCAGGGACGCCCGTAGCTGAGGCTCCCGCTGCGGAAGAGGCAGCTGAAGCGACTGAGAAGCCGGTACGCCGGACCCGCGCCCGCAAAAAGGTTGAACCGGCCGAGCCGCTGCCCGGACTCGGTGACGACTCCGCCGTCGAGCAGGAAGCCACTGCCGAAAGCCAGCCCGATGCAATCGTGGAAGCTGCCCCCGAAAAGCCGGTCCGCCGTCGTCGTGCTGCCAAGCCGAAGGTAGAAGCGGAAGAGGCCCCGGTTGCGGCGGAAGTGGTCGAAGAACCTGCCGCGGAAACCACGACGCCGGATGCCGGCTCCCAGCCGGAGTCGCCTGTCGCTGAGGAAGAAGCTGTCGAGGACGCCACGCCCGCTGAAGAAGCCGCCCCTGCTGCGACGTCACTGTTCATGGAGCCCGTTTCCATCACCTCCATGATTTTCCAGGCCCCTGACCTCACCACCGTTCCGCGTGCCGCGACAGCGGAAGAGAAGGACGACGAGGCTGAAGACGACGCCGAAACCGGCGCTGAAGGCGAACTGGACGAAGGTGGCAACCGTCGTCGCCGCCGGAGCCGTGGCCGCCGTGGCCGCCGCGGGACCGAGCGCGAGAATGACAGCGAAGACAGCAGCGACTCCGGGGACGAAGAGGCTCCGGCAGCTGAAGCCCTCGAAGAGGGCGTCACGTCGCGTCGTCGTCGTCGGCGCCGCCGCGGGGATCAGGACCTTGAACTGACCGGCGGCTCGGACGACGACCCGCCCAACACGGTCACCCGTGTCCGCGCACCGCGCCCCATCACGGAAACTGCCCCCTCCAACCGGGTAGCCAGCGTCAAGGGCTCCACGCGGCTTGAGGCGAAGAAGCAGCGTCGCCGCGAGTCCCGCGAGACCGGACGCCGCCGCCAGGTGATCACGGAAGCGGAGTTCCTGGCGCGCCGCGAGTCGGTGGACCGGCAGATGATCGTCCGCCAGCGCGACGACAGAATCCAGATCGGTGTCCTTGAGGACGGCGTGCTGGCTGAGCACTTTGTGTCCAAGACGCAGCAGGACTCCCTGATCGGCAACGTGTACCTGGGCAAGGTCCAGAACGTTCTTCCGTCCATGGAAGCTGCCTTCGTGGACATCGGTCGCGGCCGCAACGCGGTCCTCTACGCCGGCGAAGTGAACTGGGACGCGGTCAACCTCGAAGGCCAGCCGCGCCGGATCGAGAACGCGCTGAAGTCCGGCGACTCCGTCCTGGTCCAGGTCACCAAGGATCCCGTGGGCCACAAGGGTGCCCGCCTCACAAGCCAGATTTCCCTCCCGGGCCGCTACTTGGTGTACGTGCCCGGTGGGTCCATGACCGGCATCTCCCGCAAGCTGCCCGACGTCGAACGCAACCGCCTCAAGCGCATCCTCAAGGACCGACTGCCGGAAAACGCCGGCGTCATTGTCCGCACCGCCGCTGAAGGTGCCTCGGAAGAAGAACTGACCCACGACATCAACCGGCTCCGCGCGCAGTGGGAAGGTATCGAAGGGCAGGCTTCCTCCACCAAGGTGCTGGCGCCGGAGCTGCTCTACGGCGAACCGGACCTTACCATCAAGGTGGTCCGCGACGTCTTCAACGAGGACTTCTCCAAGCTGATCGTCTCCGGTGACGACGCCTGGGACACCATCGAGGCCTACGTCACCTACGTTGCTCCCGACCTGGTGGGCCGGCTCGAAAAGTGGACCAAGGACCAGGACATCTTCTCCGCTTGGCGCATCGACGAGCAGATCCACAAGGCACTCGAACGCAAGGTCTTCCTGCCCTCCGGTGGTTCGCTGGTCATCGACCGCACCGAGGCCATGACCGTGGTGGACGTCAACACCGGTAAATTCACCGGCAGCGGCGGCAACCTGGAAGAGACAGTCACCAAGAACAACCTTGAAGCTGCCGAGGAAGTAGTCCGTCAACTTCGCCTGCGTGACATCGGCGGCATCATTGTCATCGACTTCATCGACATGGTCCTGGAATCCAACCGCGACCTTGTGCTGCGCCGCCTGGTTGAATGCCTGGGCCGCGACCGTACCAAGCACCAGGTTGCCGAAGTGACCTCGCTCGGTTTGGTACAGATGACACGCAAGCGCATGGGTACCGGACTCCTTGAAGTTTTCGGAGAGCAATGCGAGCACTGCGCAGGCCGGGGTGTCGTGACGCACGACGAGCCCGTGGAGCACCGCCGCGCCAACGTTGTGGCCGCCGAGCAACACCGTCCCAACACCGAGGCCCAGCAGCCTGCCGCCCGCACCGAACGCAAGCGCCGCCGCGGCAAGGGCGGAGCGCAGGGCGCTGTCGAGGCACCCGCCCAGGCCCACACGGTACCCGCCGCCCCGGCCGCACCGGTTGCACACCCGGAACCGCAGGATCCTGCGCGCCAGGCGAAAGCTGAAGCGACAAGGGCAGCCTTGGCAACCATCGCGGCGGCCGCGCATGCTGCCCACCTTCACGATGACGAAATCCACAAGGCCGAAGAGCTGGCCCGGGCTGCCGGACAGCACGACGCCGGTGCGGGACCCGTTGGCGCTGTGGCAGTGGACGCTCCGGCGGACCAGGCCGCAGAGGCCCACGAGGCTGCCGTCCGTGAAGCACGCTCCACCCCGGTGCTGCGTTTCGGCGGCGAAGAGGTTGCGTTGCCGTTCGTCGAACACCACGACGAGCCGCAGAGCTCCGAGCCCGCCATGAGCTTGGACCGTTTGGCTGAGGCGTTCTCGCACCTCGGGGCCGCTCCGGCGGCCGAGGAAGAGGGCACCCAGGAAAGTGCAGCGGCTCCGGCCGCCGCAGCCCGGGTTCCCGCGTCAGAGGAAGCTCCTTCGGCTTCGCGTGGCCGCCGGGGCCGCCGGAACCGCAGTGCCAGCAGGGCACAAGGTGCAGCCAACGAGACCAGTGTTGAGCACCACGAGGAAGCTGCTTCGGCTGCCCAGGGTTCAGCCCACGAGTCCAAGGCGCCGGCAGAACCGGTCAGAAAGCCGGCTTCAGAGGGACCCATCATCCTTGGTGTCGGCGTGCCGGCTTCCGAGCTCTGA